The following proteins are encoded in a genomic region of Bacillus sp. Marseille-Q1617:
- the uvrC gene encoding excinuclease ABC subunit UvrC gives MNSVITNKLALLPSQPGCYLMKDRQGTIIYVGKAKVLKNRVRSYFTGSHDAKTQRLVGEIEDFEYIMTSSDLEALVLEMNLIKKYDPKYNVMLKDDKSYPFIKLTNERHPRLITTRKVQRGKGKYFGPYPNVGAANETKKLLDRLYPLRKCTTMPDRVCLYYHMGQCLAPCVKEVSKDTYREMTDEIARFLNGGYKEIKNELSEKMKEASENLEFERAKEFRDQILHIEATMEKQKMTMTDFTDRDVFGFAVDKGWMCVQVFFVRQGKLIERDVSLFPLYNEPEDEFLTFLGQFYSKANHFKPREIFLPESIDEELAMKLLEVKVTQPKRGKKKELVKLAEKNAKQALDEKFALIERDEERTIKAIERLGEQMGIYTPFRIEAFDNSNIQGSAPVSAMIVFIDGKPAKKEYRKYKIKTVKGPDDYESMREVVRRRYSRVLKDGLPLPDLIIIDGGKGQIEAAREVLENELGLDIPLGGLAKDDKHQTSELLYGNPLQIVPLEKRSQEFYLLQRIQDEVHRFAITFHRQLRGKGAFQSILDEIDGIGPKRKKQLLKHFGSMKKMKEATVVEFQDIGIPEAVAKVLREKLQE, from the coding sequence GTGAATTCAGTCATAACTAATAAATTGGCTTTACTGCCCAGCCAGCCTGGATGCTACCTGATGAAAGACAGGCAGGGTACAATTATTTATGTCGGTAAGGCAAAAGTGTTGAAAAATCGGGTCCGTTCTTATTTCACAGGTTCTCATGATGCAAAAACACAGAGGCTTGTGGGGGAAATAGAAGACTTTGAATATATCATGACTTCCTCGGACCTGGAAGCTCTTGTGCTCGAGATGAATCTGATTAAAAAATATGATCCGAAATACAACGTGATGCTGAAGGATGACAAAAGCTATCCTTTCATAAAATTGACTAATGAACGTCACCCCCGCTTAATTACGACCCGGAAGGTGCAGCGGGGAAAAGGGAAGTACTTCGGGCCATATCCGAATGTCGGTGCAGCAAATGAAACGAAAAAACTCCTCGACCGCCTTTATCCATTGCGAAAATGTACAACCATGCCAGACAGAGTCTGTCTCTATTATCATATGGGTCAATGCCTCGCCCCTTGTGTGAAGGAAGTGAGCAAGGATACGTACAGGGAAATGACCGATGAAATTGCCAGATTCTTAAACGGGGGATACAAAGAAATCAAGAATGAACTTTCCGAAAAAATGAAGGAAGCTTCTGAAAACCTTGAGTTTGAGCGGGCAAAGGAATTCCGTGATCAAATCCTTCATATAGAAGCAACGATGGAAAAACAGAAGATGACGATGACGGATTTTACCGACCGTGATGTGTTCGGTTTTGCGGTTGATAAAGGATGGATGTGTGTACAGGTGTTTTTTGTGAGGCAGGGGAAGTTGATTGAACGGGACGTTTCTCTGTTTCCGCTGTACAACGAACCGGAAGATGAATTTCTTACGTTTTTGGGCCAGTTTTATTCAAAAGCAAACCATTTCAAACCGAGAGAAATCTTTCTGCCCGAATCAATCGATGAAGAACTCGCTATGAAACTCCTTGAAGTGAAGGTCACGCAGCCAAAGAGAGGCAAGAAGAAAGAGCTGGTGAAATTAGCGGAAAAAAATGCCAAGCAGGCGCTTGATGAGAAATTCGCCTTGATCGAGCGGGACGAAGAGAGAACGATCAAAGCGATCGAAAGACTGGGCGAACAGATGGGGATTTACACCCCATTCAGGATCGAAGCTTTTGACAACTCAAATATACAAGGCTCGGCCCCTGTGTCGGCAATGATTGTATTCATAGACGGAAAGCCTGCAAAGAAAGAATACCGTAAATACAAAATAAAGACCGTCAAAGGTCCGGATGATTATGAATCCATGCGCGAAGTGGTGAGAAGAAGGTATTCAAGAGTATTGAAAGACGGACTCCCGCTTCCTGACCTCATCATCATCGACGGAGGGAAAGGCCAAATCGAAGCGGCCCGTGAAGTGCTGGAAAATGAATTGGGACTTGATATACCCTTGGGCGGTCTCGCGAAGGACGATAAACACCAGACATCGGAACTCCTATACGGGAATCCATTGCAGATCGTGCCGCTCGAAAAACGCAGCCAGGAATTTTACCTGCTGCAGCGGATCCAGGACGAAGTCCACCGGTTTGCCATCACATTCCACCGCCAGCTCCGCGGAAAGGGTGCATTCCAGTCCATTCTTGATGAAATCGACGGGATCGGACCGAAGCGGAAGAAGCAGCTTCTGAAGCATTTCGGTTCCATGAAGAAGATGAAGGAAGCAACGGTGGTAGAATTTCAGGATATCGGGATTCCGGAAGCAGTGGCGAAGGTTTTGCGTGAGAAACTGCAGGAATAG
- a CDS encoding aspartate kinase: protein MSIIVQKFGGTSVGSVEKIQNVASRILEEKNRGNDVVVVVSAMGKTTDTLVGLAREITSHPSKREMDMLLSTGEQVTISLLTMALLQAGQEAISYTGWQAGIETESVHSNARITNIHTEKMTTQLQGGKVVIVAGFQGMTPSGEITTLGRGGSDTTAVAIAAALKADRCDIYTDVDGVYTSDPRYIEGARKLPSISYDEMLELANLGAGVLHPRAVEFAKNYQIPLEVRSSLEKVEGTYIEEEASMEQNLVVRGVAFEDEIVRVTVFGLGNALTGLSSVFTTLAKNHLNVDIIIQSQTDRNTTNLSFSIKEHDLDDALAVLEKNQGELGFTHIEHERDLAKVSIVGSGMISNPGVAAEMFEVLAQNDIVVKMVSTSEIKVSAVVDQENMQKAAGVLHTAFKLDAVQVEEVTL, encoded by the coding sequence GTGAGTATTATCGTTCAAAAATTCGGTGGAACATCAGTAGGTTCTGTTGAAAAAATTCAAAATGTTGCGTCAAGAATTTTGGAGGAGAAGAATCGGGGAAATGATGTGGTGGTTGTCGTGTCCGCAATGGGGAAAACAACTGATACATTAGTCGGTTTAGCAAGGGAAATCACTTCTCACCCAAGCAAAAGAGAAATGGATATGCTTTTATCCACGGGCGAACAAGTGACAATCTCTCTCTTGACGATGGCATTGCTGCAAGCCGGTCAGGAGGCCATTTCGTATACTGGCTGGCAGGCCGGGATCGAGACAGAATCCGTTCATAGCAATGCACGCATCACCAATATCCATACCGAGAAAATGACAACACAGCTTCAAGGCGGAAAAGTCGTGATTGTAGCTGGGTTCCAAGGAATGACGCCATCCGGTGAAATCACCACACTAGGACGCGGGGGATCCGATACGACAGCTGTGGCAATCGCTGCTGCGTTGAAAGCTGACCGCTGTGATATTTATACGGACGTCGACGGCGTCTATACGTCTGACCCGCGTTATATTGAAGGTGCACGAAAACTGCCTTCCATCTCGTATGATGAAATGCTGGAACTCGCCAATTTAGGTGCAGGTGTCCTGCATCCGCGGGCGGTTGAATTTGCAAAGAATTATCAAATCCCATTAGAAGTGAGATCGAGCCTTGAAAAAGTGGAAGGTACGTATATTGAGGAGGAAGCAAGCATGGAACAGAATTTAGTGGTAAGAGGTGTCGCATTCGAAGACGAAATTGTACGGGTGACTGTGTTTGGACTCGGAAATGCCCTGACAGGCTTGTCATCAGTATTCACCACCCTTGCTAAAAATCATTTGAACGTGGACATCATCATCCAGAGCCAGACAGACCGTAATACCACGAATCTATCTTTTTCAATCAAGGAACATGACCTGGATGATGCATTGGCTGTATTGGAAAAGAACCAGGGAGAACTGGGCTTCACTCATATCGAACATGAACGCGACCTTGCCAAGGTATCCATTGTCGGATCCGGGATGATTTCAAACCCGGGAGTGGCTGCAGAAATGTTCGAGGTCCTGGCTCAAAATGATATTGTCGTCAAAATGGTCAGTACGTCTGAAATCAAAGTGTCGGCTGTGGTCGATCAGGAAAATATGCAGAAAGCTGCCGGAGTCTTACATACGGCGTTCAAATTGGATGCCGTCCAAGTTGAAGAAGTGACGCTTTAA
- a CDS encoding YslB family protein — translation MEQKKEEIYEPTVPIFGYEMIRDILLPDILGKHTPEILYWGGKQLSRKFPLQSMDECSSFFDEAGWGTLTVVEQKKNEMTFELRGSFVERRLSLKSDVTFKLEAGFLAEQIQLQKKCTTEAADEIHKRNQSVKITARWDEKDKVE, via the coding sequence TTGGAACAGAAAAAAGAAGAAATCTATGAACCAACCGTTCCAATTTTCGGCTATGAAATGATAAGGGACATCCTGCTTCCGGATATTTTAGGAAAGCACACTCCCGAGATTTTATATTGGGGAGGCAAGCAGCTCTCCAGAAAATTTCCCCTTCAATCAATGGATGAATGCTCATCCTTTTTTGATGAGGCAGGCTGGGGAACGCTGACGGTTGTCGAACAAAAGAAAAACGAAATGACCTTTGAATTGCGCGGTTCGTTTGTTGAGAGACGCTTATCACTTAAGTCAGATGTTACATTTAAATTGGAAGCCGGTTTTCTTGCTGAGCAGATCCAGCTCCAAAAGAAATGCACGACTGAAGCTGCAGACGAGATACATAAACGTAATCAATCCGTGAAGATCACCGCTCGCTGGGATGAAAAAGATAAAGTAGAATAG
- a CDS encoding electron transfer flavoprotein subunit beta/FixA family protein, whose translation MNIYVLLKRTFDTEEKISIQNGQIAEDGAEFIINPYDEYAVEEAIQVRDAHGGEVTVVTVGGEESEKQLRTALAMGADKAVLINTEDDLDYGDQFTTASVLSQYLKEQEADLILAGNVAIDGGSGQVGPRVAEQLDIPYVTTITKLEIDGETVTVTRDVEGDSEVIETSLPLLVTAQQGLNEPRYPSLPGIMKAKKKPLEELELDDLDLDEDDVEAKTKTIEIYLPPKKEAGKVLEGELDAQVSELVQLLRNEAKVV comes from the coding sequence ATGAACATCTATGTACTTTTGAAAAGAACGTTTGATACTGAGGAGAAAATTTCGATCCAAAACGGTCAAATCGCAGAAGATGGGGCTGAATTTATTATAAATCCATACGATGAGTATGCGGTCGAGGAAGCCATTCAAGTCCGCGATGCCCATGGCGGGGAAGTGACAGTCGTGACTGTCGGCGGAGAAGAAAGTGAAAAGCAATTAAGAACAGCTTTGGCAATGGGAGCAGATAAAGCTGTGTTGATCAATACAGAAGATGATCTTGATTATGGAGATCAATTCACAACTGCATCGGTTCTATCTCAATACTTAAAAGAACAGGAAGCAGACCTGATTCTTGCCGGAAACGTAGCAATCGACGGAGGATCCGGTCAGGTTGGACCACGCGTGGCGGAACAATTGGATATTCCATATGTTACAACGATTACAAAACTTGAAATCGATGGTGAAACGGTAACGGTCACACGTGATGTAGAAGGTGACTCTGAAGTAATCGAAACTTCACTGCCTTTATTGGTGACAGCTCAGCAAGGGTTGAATGAGCCTCGTTATCCATCTCTTCCTGGAATCATGAAGGCAAAGAAGAAGCCTCTTGAAGAATTAGAACTTGATGATTTAGATCTGGATGAAGATGATGTAGAAGCGAAGACAAAGACGATCGAAATCTACTTACCGCCTAAGAAGGAAGCAGGAAAAGTATTAGAAGGCGAGCTGGATGCACAGGTTTCAGAGCTTGTACAGCTTCTTCGCAACGAAGCGAAAGTAGTATAA
- the trxA gene encoding thioredoxin: MAITNATDQNFVSETDSGLVLADFWAPWCGPCKMIAPVLEELDSEMGDKVKIVKVDVDENQETAGKYGVMSIPTLVVLKDGEVVDKVIGFQPKEALAELLNKHA; the protein is encoded by the coding sequence ATGGCAATTACAAACGCGACAGACCAAAATTTCGTAAGTGAAACGGACTCTGGACTAGTATTGGCAGATTTCTGGGCACCTTGGTGCGGACCATGCAAAATGATCGCTCCGGTATTAGAAGAGCTTGACAGTGAAATGGGCGACAAAGTAAAAATCGTCAAAGTTGATGTAGATGAAAACCAAGAAACAGCTGGAAAATATGGTGTAATGAGCATTCCGACACTAGTTGTCCTTAAAGACGGAGAAGTAGTGGATAAAGTAATCGGATTCCAGCCGAAAGAAGCACTTGCTGAATTATTAAATAAACATGCTTAA
- a CDS encoding TetR/AcrR family transcriptional regulator, whose product MKRNKPKYKQIIDAAVVVIAENGYHQAQVSKIAKQAGVADGTIYLYFKNKEDILISLFREKMSIFVEKIEEVIAGKQTVSEKLYVMVENHCKLLSEDHHLAIVTQLELRQSNKDIRVKINDVLKGYLQLVDKILISGIEAGELPEDLEVRLARQMIFGTLDEVVTTWVMNDQKYDIVAQVPAIHKLLLHGCGGRN is encoded by the coding sequence ATGAAACGAAATAAACCGAAATACAAACAAATCATTGATGCTGCCGTCGTCGTTATAGCGGAAAATGGATATCATCAGGCGCAAGTTTCGAAGATAGCCAAACAAGCCGGCGTCGCCGATGGCACCATTTATCTTTATTTTAAAAACAAGGAAGACATTCTGATTTCTTTATTCAGGGAGAAGATGTCCATCTTCGTTGAAAAAATTGAAGAAGTTATAGCAGGAAAACAGACGGTTTCAGAGAAGTTATATGTGATGGTGGAAAATCACTGTAAGCTTCTATCAGAAGATCATCATTTAGCCATTGTCACGCAGCTCGAGCTCCGCCAGTCCAATAAAGATATCCGGGTGAAAATCAACGATGTGTTAAAAGGATATCTTCAATTGGTTGATAAAATCCTGATTAGCGGAATTGAGGCAGGTGAGCTTCCCGAAGACCTCGAAGTGCGGCTTGCCCGTCAAATGATCTTTGGGACACTGGACGAAGTGGTCACAACCTGGGTAATGAATGATCAAAAATATGATATAGTGGCTCAAGTCCCTGCTATACACAAGCTATTACTTCATGGATGTGGCGGCAGGAACTAA
- a CDS encoding electron transfer flavoprotein subunit alpha/FixB family protein: MARKVLVLGEVRDGSLRNVSFEAIAAGKTVAEGGEVIAVLAGKSVSALGQEMIQYGADKVIVVENDKLEQYTSDGYSQALLAVIEQEKPEGIIFGHTALGKDLSPKLASKLSTGLISDATHLEEAGGNLVFTRPIYSGKAFEKKIVTDGLIFATIRPNNIEPLAKDESRSGDVSSLSVDVKDLRTIIKEVVRKASEGVDLSEAKVIIAGGRGVKSEDGFEPLKELADVLGGAVGASRGACDADYCDYSLQIGQTGKVVTPDLYIACGISGAIQHLAGMSNSKVIVAINKDPEANIFNVADYGIVGDLFEVVPMLTEEFKKLKVASS, encoded by the coding sequence ATGGCAAGAAAAGTATTGGTACTAGGAGAAGTCAGAGACGGGTCATTGCGTAATGTATCTTTTGAAGCGATTGCTGCAGGGAAAACAGTTGCAGAAGGCGGCGAAGTCATCGCAGTATTAGCCGGCAAAAGTGTAAGCGCTTTAGGACAGGAAATGATCCAATACGGTGCAGATAAAGTCATCGTTGTTGAAAACGATAAGCTTGAACAATATACTTCGGATGGATATTCACAGGCATTGCTGGCCGTCATCGAGCAGGAGAAGCCGGAAGGAATCATCTTCGGTCACACTGCATTAGGTAAGGATCTGTCACCAAAGCTTGCGAGCAAACTGAGCACAGGACTGATTTCGGATGCGACTCACCTGGAAGAAGCGGGTGGAAACCTTGTCTTCACACGTCCGATCTACTCCGGAAAAGCATTTGAAAAGAAAATCGTAACAGACGGTTTGATCTTTGCTACAATCCGTCCAAACAATATTGAACCTTTGGCAAAAGATGAATCCCGCTCAGGAGACGTTTCCTCTTTGTCTGTTGATGTCAAAGACTTACGTACGATCATCAAGGAAGTCGTGCGTAAAGCAAGTGAAGGGGTAGATTTATCCGAAGCGAAAGTCATCATTGCGGGCGGACGCGGAGTTAAAAGTGAAGACGGATTTGAGCCGCTGAAAGAATTGGCTGACGTCCTTGGAGGAGCTGTAGGTGCTTCACGCGGTGCCTGCGACGCGGATTACTGTGACTACTCTTTACAGATCGGTCAGACTGGTAAGGTTGTCACTCCTGACTTATACATCGCATGCGGAATTTCTGGAGCTATCCAGCATCTCGCAGGTATGTCCAACTCTAAAGTGATCGTGGCCATCAATAAAGATCCCGAAGCAAACATCTTCAATGTTGCTGATTACGGAATTGTCGGTGACCTATTCGAAGTCGTTCCGATGCTGACAGAAGAATTCAAGAAGCTTAAAGTCGCTTCATCTTAA
- a CDS encoding long-chain-fatty-acid--CoA ligase: protein MTKPWLTEYPDEIPGELNLPEKPLHSFLTEAAGLYESKPAIHFMGKELTYREVYESALKFGNYLRKLGIERGDRVAIMLPNTPQSVIAYYGVLYAGGVVVQTNPLYTEREIEYQMKDSGAKAILTLDILYPRVSKVMKETDLEHIIVTAIKEYLPFPKNMIYPFIQKKQYGIVVKVEPSEQNHLFPDIMASSSSEPIPGEFDFENDIALLQYTGGTTGFPKGVMLTHKNLVANAAMCDAWLYKCKKGEEKILGILPFFHVYGMTAVMILSIMQGYKMILLPKFDVETTLKTIQKQKPTLFPGAPTIYIGILNHPELKKYDLSSIDSCLSGSAPLPVEVQQKFEEVTGGKLVEGYGLTESSPVTHANFLWDKERIKGSIGLPWPSTDSAVFSLETGEPLPPNEIGEIVVKGPQVMKGYWNRPEETEQTLKDGWLLTGDLGYMDERGYFYVVDRKKDMIIAGGFNIYPREIEEVLYEHPAIQEVVAAGVPDPYRGETVKAYVVLKEGETLTEKELDEFSRKYLAAYKVPRIYEFRKELPKTAVGKILRRALVDEERKKIEEEQKLS from the coding sequence ATGACTAAACCTTGGCTTACAGAGTACCCTGATGAAATTCCCGGTGAATTGAATTTGCCGGAAAAGCCATTGCATTCTTTTTTGACTGAGGCCGCAGGGCTTTATGAATCCAAACCGGCCATCCATTTCATGGGGAAAGAATTGACGTACCGGGAAGTTTACGAATCGGCATTGAAGTTTGGCAATTACTTGAGAAAACTGGGAATTGAAAGGGGGGACCGGGTCGCGATCATGCTTCCGAATACACCTCAATCAGTCATCGCATATTACGGTGTCCTTTATGCAGGGGGAGTGGTGGTGCAAACCAATCCGCTGTATACGGAAAGGGAAATAGAATATCAAATGAAGGATTCGGGTGCTAAAGCGATCCTCACATTGGACATTCTTTATCCGAGGGTATCAAAGGTCATGAAAGAAACAGATCTTGAGCACATTATTGTAACCGCTATCAAAGAATATCTTCCATTCCCTAAAAATATGATTTACCCATTCATTCAAAAGAAGCAGTACGGAATCGTCGTTAAAGTGGAACCGTCCGAGCAGAATCATTTATTTCCGGACATCATGGCTTCTTCTTCATCTGAACCGATTCCGGGTGAATTTGATTTTGAGAATGATATAGCCCTTCTGCAATACACGGGAGGAACAACAGGATTTCCAAAAGGGGTCATGCTCACCCATAAAAACCTCGTGGCAAACGCTGCGATGTGTGATGCATGGCTGTATAAGTGTAAAAAAGGCGAAGAGAAAATCCTCGGCATCCTTCCTTTCTTCCATGTGTACGGAATGACAGCCGTAATGATTCTATCCATCATGCAGGGATATAAAATGATATTGCTGCCGAAATTCGATGTTGAAACGACATTAAAAACAATTCAAAAACAGAAACCCACACTGTTCCCGGGTGCCCCGACGATTTACATCGGTATCTTGAATCATCCAGAACTGAAAAAATATGATCTGTCATCCATTGATTCATGTCTCAGCGGCAGTGCCCCACTTCCAGTAGAGGTGCAGCAGAAGTTTGAAGAAGTCACCGGAGGGAAACTGGTGGAAGGGTACGGTTTGACTGAATCCTCACCTGTCACTCACGCAAACTTTCTTTGGGATAAAGAAAGAATCAAAGGAAGCATCGGACTGCCATGGCCGAGTACTGACAGTGCAGTTTTCTCGCTTGAAACAGGCGAACCACTGCCCCCAAATGAGATAGGTGAGATCGTTGTAAAAGGTCCGCAAGTGATGAAAGGATATTGGAACCGTCCCGAAGAAACCGAGCAGACGTTAAAAGACGGCTGGCTATTGACCGGGGATCTTGGGTATATGGATGAAAGAGGGTATTTCTACGTCGTGGACCGTAAAAAAGATATGATCATAGCAGGAGGCTTTAATATCTATCCGAGGGAAATAGAAGAAGTTCTATATGAACATCCGGCCATTCAAGAAGTGGTGGCAGCGGGAGTTCCTGACCCATACCGGGGAGAAACGGTCAAAGCTTATGTGGTGCTTAAAGAAGGGGAGACCCTCACAGAAAAAGAGCTGGATGAGTTTTCAAGGAAATATCTAGCAGCTTATAAAGTACCAAGGATCTATGAATTCAGAAAAGAACTACCTAAAACCGCGGTCGGAAAAATCTTGCGAAGAGCGCTTGTTGATGAAGAACGGAAAAAGATAGAAGAAGAACAGAAATTAAGTTAA
- a CDS encoding succinate dehydrogenase cytochrome b558 subunit, giving the protein MAGNREFNYRRLHSLLGVIPVGLFLTQHLVVNHFATGGEESFNQAAHFMESLPFRYFLEIFIIFLPLYFHAIYGIYIAFTSKNNATKYGYFRNWMFLLQRVSGVITFIFVTWHVWETRVAAAFGAEVNFQMMENILSNPFMLVFYVIGVLSTIFHFANGIWSFLVSWGITVSPRSQLIATYVTIGIFVALSVVGMRAIFAFV; this is encoded by the coding sequence ATGGCTGGAAATCGAGAATTCAATTATCGCAGGCTTCATTCATTACTAGGTGTTATTCCAGTTGGATTATTTTTAACTCAGCATTTAGTCGTGAACCATTTTGCAACAGGCGGGGAAGAATCATTTAATCAAGCGGCACATTTTATGGAAAGTCTGCCTTTCCGCTATTTCCTTGAAATCTTTATCATCTTCCTACCATTGTATTTCCATGCGATCTATGGAATTTACATTGCGTTCACATCTAAGAATAACGCCACCAAGTACGGTTATTTCCGTAACTGGATGTTCCTGCTTCAGCGTGTTTCAGGGGTAATCACATTTATCTTTGTGACCTGGCATGTATGGGAAACAAGGGTTGCTGCCGCATTTGGAGCGGAAGTGAACTTTCAAATGATGGAGAACATTTTATCTAATCCATTCATGCTTGTGTTTTATGTTATTGGTGTACTTTCAACGATTTTTCACTTTGCCAATGGCATATGGTCATTCTTGGTAAGCTGGGGAATCACCGTTTCACCGCGTTCTCAATTAATAGCTACATATGTAACGATCGGAATATTTGTAGCGTTATCAGTAGTTGGTATGCGCGCAATCTTCGCATTCGTATAA
- a CDS encoding enoyl-CoA hydratase, protein MENLSLTLEGRVAHVTIQRPPANALASGLIREIDAILDELEGNPEVRVILLKGEGRFFSAGADIKEFTTIETGEEFSQLAKKGQDVFERMENFSKPIIAAIHGAALGGGLELAMGCHIRLVTENAKLGLPELQLGLVPGFAGSQRLPKLVGRAKAAEMLLTSEPISGTEAVQWGLANKAYKEDELFAKAEEMANQIAKKSPGAMKAAIELLSYTKDDRFYEGVMRESDLFGDVFVSDDAKEGISAFIEKREPDFKG, encoded by the coding sequence ATGGAAAATTTATCATTGACATTAGAAGGAAGGGTAGCGCATGTTACCATTCAAAGGCCGCCTGCGAATGCACTGGCAAGCGGTCTGATAAGAGAAATCGATGCCATCCTTGACGAACTTGAAGGAAATCCGGAAGTCCGGGTCATCCTGCTGAAAGGCGAAGGCCGATTCTTCTCTGCCGGAGCGGATATAAAAGAATTCACAACGATTGAAACAGGAGAAGAATTTTCTCAGCTTGCCAAAAAAGGACAAGATGTTTTCGAGCGGATGGAAAACTTCTCGAAACCTATCATCGCAGCCATTCACGGTGCTGCATTGGGAGGCGGCCTGGAGCTCGCGATGGGCTGTCATATCCGGCTTGTCACAGAGAACGCAAAACTTGGCCTTCCAGAACTGCAATTAGGACTTGTCCCTGGTTTTGCAGGATCGCAGCGTCTTCCTAAACTTGTCGGCAGGGCAAAAGCAGCAGAAATGCTTTTGACGAGTGAACCGATCAGCGGTACGGAAGCAGTCCAGTGGGGACTTGCCAACAAAGCATACAAGGAAGACGAATTATTCGCCAAGGCGGAAGAAATGGCGAATCAAATCGCTAAGAAGAGCCCTGGCGCCATGAAAGCTGCAATCGAGCTGCTGAGCTATACAAAAGATGACAGATTCTATGAAGGGGTCATGAGGGAATCCGACCTTTTCGGAGATGTCTTTGTGTCCGATGACGCCAAAGAAGGTATTTCCGCTTTCATAGAAAAGAGAGAACCTGATTTTAAAGGGTAG